ATATCAGCGCCATCGGCCTCGGAGATCGCATCGGTGCCGTAGAGCGCGTCATACAGGCTGCCCCAGCGGGCATTCGCAGCGTTCAGTGCGAAGCGAGCATTCATGACGGGCACTACCAGTTGAGGACCTGCCATGGTGGCCATTTCCGGATCAACATTGCTGGTTGTAGCGGAGAAGTCTTCGCCTTCAGGCAGCAGGTAATTGATCTCCTGCAGGAAAGCTTTGTAGGCGGCAAAGTCAAAACCGCTCGCCCGGTTTTCCCGGTGCCAGCTATCAATTTGCTCTTGAATAGCATCACGCTTGGCCAGCAGTGCACGGTTTTTAGGCGCCAGATCGTGAACGATTGCGTCCAGTCCCGACCAGAACTGCTCTTCGGTAACGCCGGTACCCGGAATAACCTGCTGGTTTACAAAGTTGTAAAGCACCTCAGCAACCTGAAGGCCGCCAGCTTGAATACGTTGACTCATAATTTACTGCCCCGTTGTAGTAGTCCCGAATCCGGAGGGAGGCAACCGGATCAGATCGTTTTTTGTATGCCGAAATCCAGTGGCTCCTATCAGCGCGGCTGGTCTTTGACGGCTTGTGCGTTGCAACAATATCGTAATTAAGCAGGCCTGTCGCCCCTGACCAAGCCTAAAGTATGAGGTTTACTCCCTAGAAGGGGGGGTATTCATTTCACATTGTGGAAAAGTGCCGGAGAGGACTGGGGGTGGTCGTCTTTTGTGCTAAAAAAAAGCCGCCACAGGCAGCTTTTTTATCGCGGACTTGTTGCTCTGATACTCAGAACAACCAGCTGGTAGGCTGGGGCAGAGGCTGCTGTTTATCAAGAGCGCTCAGGCCTTTGACACAGCGGACGATAAACCAGATAAGGTTGAACAGCAGGATCAGGAAGCCGATCATGATGCCCGTTGTGATCAGGCCGATCACTGTATATAGCACACCCATCCAGAACGTTCGGATCTGCCACTGGTAATGGGTCTTTAACCACTCAGGAGCGTCGCCTTTATTGATATACGCCATAATCAGACCGATCAGGCCGGTGATACCCAATACCAGACTTACCAGATAGAGGATGTAGATGATTTTGGCATTGCCGCCTTTGTCCTTTTGCATCTCAGCAACATCATTCATTCGCGCTTTTCTCCTTGCTTTACATATTAAGAAATATTGTCACGGATTATATCTGGCAGAGGCACGGAACGACCAGTGTTATGATCCATCCACACTACTTTTGAGTAGCCTTCACTGCATAATTCATCAGGGTTTTCGGCGGTACTGAGTTCGTACCAGACCATAAAGCTGCTGCGACCGATCTCACCGATTAAACAATTTATGTTTATCGTCGCTGGGTAGTTGATTGGCCGTAAAAAAGTACAGCCGACATTGATCACCACTGGATCGGTACCGTTGCCATCCATGCTCGCACCAATCTTGGCCAGAAGCTGAACCCGCGCTTCCTCTAAGTAGCGCATATAAAGTGCGTTATTAACGTGCCCGTAGGCATCCATATCGCCCCAGCGAACCGGTATCTGGCATTGGTATAATGATCGGCGATTCTGGCTTTCGCTCATAGCAGTTTTCCTTTTGCTCTGTTTTTATAGTGATGATATTACTCAGTGTTTATCATCAGTATCGTTGTTTTTATCGGCATCGTTGCTTTTCAGATGTAGATCCATCTGAGGGAAGGCGACCTCTATATTGTGTTCACGGAATAGTTGATCGATCGCCAGATGCAGTTCATGAATTGTCCGGGTGCGCATATCCATTGAGCTGATATAGGTGCGCAGTTCAAAATCCAGAGTGCTGTTGCCAAAGGCGAGGAAATAGGCCATCGGCTCGGGTTCTGAGAGGACGTTGTTGCTTGCTTCTGCGGCCTGCAGCAACAGTTTTGTGACCTGATCGGTATCTGAGCCGTAGGCGACACCGACGGGGATAACCACCCGGGTAATGGCGTCCGTCAATGACCAGTTGATCAGCTGGTCGGTGATAAACGTCTTATTAGGGATGATGACCTCTTTACGATCCCAGTCAGTGATCGTGGTTGCCCTGATCTGAATGCGGCTGACGCTGCCGGTTACGCCACCGATAGTGACGGTATCGCCGATGCGTACCGGCTTCTCGAACAGAATGATCAGACCCGAAACGAAGTTTGCGACGATCTCTTGCAGACCAAAGCCCAAGCCAACACCCATCGCTGCGATCAGCCACTGCAATTTGCCCCATTCGAGGCCGAGAAAGTTAAGAAAACTGATCAGGCCAATGATGATAAGGGAGTACTTCAGCAGGGTTGAGATGGCAAAACTGGTTCCGTGCGCCAGGGGCAGGTAATTGAGGATCAGTAGCTCTACCAGGCTGGGCAGGTTGCGTGCGGCTATGAAGGTGATGGTTAGCGCCGCCAGAGCAAAGACTATCTGTTTCAGGGTGATCAGGCTCAGTACGCCCTCTTCCGCGCTCTCGGTGGTCCAGAGTGTGACAGTGTCCAGCACGTCCAGCGCCGGAAGAGTCCAGCCGAGGGTGAACCAGGCCAGTGTCAGAAAGATCAGTGTCGTCACTGTCTTTAACAGCATGGTGCCCTGTTCTGAGATGGTCTGAAGATCGATAAAGTTCTCTTGCAGGGGCGGTGGCGGATCTTTTTGCTCCTCCCGGGCGGAGAGTATTTCCGCTCGGCGGGCCAGCGCCTGAGCAAAATGCAGCTTGCGTTCCTCTATCAGCAGCCAGCGCCGTCCCAAATGAAAAATCAGGTAGGCAAGAATGCCGATACAGACCAGGAGAAACATCAACCCAATGAGAATGCTGGCGGACAGGGTGTAGCCCCAGAGAATCAGCCCGGCCATCGCAATATTGAATGCGATAATGATACCGATCCAGAGGCTGATGTTGCTCCAGAACCCTGACTTATCAACACTGTCCAGCCGCTGTGATGCGGTATGCCTCAGGCTGATCCAGAATAGTGTAAAACCGATAGTGATCAGCAACAGGGTA
The genomic region above belongs to Amphritea japonica ATCC BAA-1530 and contains:
- a CDS encoding DUF4870 family protein, whose product is MNDVAEMQKDKGGNAKIIYILYLVSLVLGITGLIGLIMAYINKGDAPEWLKTHYQWQIRTFWMGVLYTVIGLITTGIMIGFLILLFNLIWFIVRCVKGLSALDKQQPLPQPTSWLF
- a CDS encoding acyl-CoA thioesterase, whose protein sequence is MSESQNRRSLYQCQIPVRWGDMDAYGHVNNALYMRYLEEARVQLLAKIGASMDGNGTDPVVINVGCTFLRPINYPATININCLIGEIGRSSFMVWYELSTAENPDELCSEGYSKVVWMDHNTGRSVPLPDIIRDNIS